The following coding sequences lie in one Halomonas sp. 'Soap Lake #6' genomic window:
- the codB gene encoding cytosine permease has product MNQSDYPLSEVPIGARKGLLSTSAVLLGFTFFTATMWAGGSLGQAFSIGQLLWIILVGNLLLGAYAATLAYIACKSGLNSVLMGRFCFGEKGSKLSDFILGFTQIGWYAWGTATIALVLVRTTGMPEWLETPLMVLFGFGFCVTAMVGYKGMDWLSRFAVPAMMLFILISLFTGMVDAGGFTGLSQQTPTESMSVAAAITVIIGTFISGGTQATNWSRFAKTPKIAVIATLAAFFVGNGLMVLTGALGTMIYQQADIVDVLIAQGLVSIAVLMLFLNIWTTQDNTIYNFAVAGCNLLRTEKRRLVTVSGAAIGTVLAIGGMYNLLIPFLVLLGTFIPPMGGVIMANFWLKHKGRYPALEFAQLPDFNRRGLAAYALGAGAAYFSPLLPPLVGVAVAAGSYAVLLRLNHATLSDNLPSIAKQ; this is encoded by the coding sequence ATGAACCAGTCTGACTACCCACTCAGTGAAGTACCTATTGGCGCCCGCAAGGGGCTTCTTTCCACCTCAGCCGTACTACTCGGCTTCACCTTTTTCACTGCCACCATGTGGGCCGGAGGGTCGCTTGGCCAAGCTTTCTCCATTGGCCAACTGCTTTGGATCATTCTTGTCGGCAACCTTCTGCTAGGGGCCTACGCAGCAACGCTTGCTTATATCGCCTGTAAGAGTGGGCTAAATTCGGTGCTCATGGGACGCTTCTGCTTCGGTGAAAAGGGCAGCAAGCTCTCCGACTTTATCCTTGGCTTTACCCAGATTGGCTGGTACGCCTGGGGTACGGCGACTATTGCGCTGGTGTTGGTACGCACCACAGGGATGCCGGAGTGGCTGGAAACCCCCTTAATGGTGCTATTTGGCTTTGGTTTCTGTGTTACGGCCATGGTTGGCTATAAAGGCATGGACTGGCTCTCACGCTTTGCTGTCCCCGCTATGATGTTGTTTATCTTGATTAGTCTGTTTACCGGGATGGTGGATGCAGGCGGCTTTACAGGACTAAGCCAGCAAACGCCAACAGAAAGCATGAGCGTAGCAGCAGCGATTACCGTCATTATCGGCACCTTTATCAGCGGCGGCACCCAAGCAACTAACTGGAGTCGTTTCGCTAAAACGCCAAAAATCGCGGTCATCGCTACCCTGGCAGCCTTTTTTGTCGGTAATGGCTTAATGGTGCTGACCGGCGCTCTAGGCACCATGATTTACCAACAGGCGGATATCGTGGATGTGTTGATCGCCCAGGGGCTCGTCAGCATCGCTGTGCTGATGCTGTTTCTGAATATCTGGACCACCCAGGACAATACCATCTACAACTTCGCTGTGGCGGGCTGCAATTTGCTGCGTACCGAAAAACGCCGCTTAGTCACCGTTAGCGGCGCAGCGATTGGCACCGTGTTGGCGATAGGCGGCATGTATAACCTGCTGATTCCCTTTCTGGTGCTACTAGGCACTTTTATACCACCAATGGGTGGGGTGATCATGGCGAACTTTTGGCTTAAGCATAAAGGCCGCTACCCCGCGCTAGAGTTTGCCCAACTGCCTGATTTCAACCGCCGAGGCTTAGCCGCCTATGCATTAGGCGCAGGAGCTGCTTACTTTTCCCCGTTACTACCTCCGCTGGTTGGTGTGGCAGTGGCTGCGGGCAGCTACGCCGTGCTGCTTCGCTTAAACCACGCTACGCTGAGCGATAACCTTCCCTCCATCGCCAAACAATAA
- a CDS encoding GNAT family N-acetyltransferase, with protein MVNVRAAVLNDLEPLSVLLDGYRQFYQQESDIDAARDFLDQRMGLGDSFILVSENSEGILTGFVQLYPGVSTVGLNARWTLNDLFVLPECRDKGTGRALMQAATQLAHDHGVARLILMTQVENERAQHLYESLGWQRNTAFYGYLLDIK; from the coding sequence ATGGTTAACGTCCGTGCAGCGGTACTCAATGACTTAGAGCCTCTTAGTGTATTACTCGATGGCTATCGCCAGTTTTATCAGCAGGAGAGCGATATTGATGCGGCACGTGATTTTTTAGACCAGCGCATGGGACTAGGGGATTCATTCATTCTGGTTAGCGAAAACAGCGAAGGCATACTCACTGGCTTTGTACAGCTTTACCCTGGTGTTTCCACGGTGGGCTTAAATGCACGTTGGACGTTGAATGATCTGTTTGTGTTGCCGGAGTGTCGTGATAAGGGGACCGGCAGAGCGCTAATGCAGGCCGCTACCCAGCTGGCCCATGATCATGGCGTGGCACGTTTGATATTAATGACCCAGGTAGAGAATGAACGTGCCCAACATCTTTATGAGTCGTTAGGTTGGCAGCGCAATACAGCGTTTTACGGTTACTTGCTGGATATTAAATAA
- a CDS encoding 6,7-dimethyl-8-ribityllumazine synthase, which produces MNQTFPLTLSAHTTSQRIAFIQGHWHQDIVEKAYVAFIAEVERCGLSTNQVDTFTVSGAYEIPLQAKVLAESGRYGAIVGAGFVVDGGIYRHDFVAHAVIDGLMRVQLDTQVPVISAVLTPHHFHEHNTHHDFYTQHFVTKGKEAAQACLNTMENLHRARKLSNA; this is translated from the coding sequence ATGAATCAGACATTTCCGCTAACGCTTTCAGCTCACACCACATCCCAACGCATCGCGTTTATTCAAGGCCACTGGCATCAGGATATCGTCGAAAAGGCCTATGTAGCTTTTATTGCTGAAGTAGAACGCTGCGGCCTTAGCACCAATCAAGTGGATACCTTCACTGTTTCGGGCGCTTACGAGATTCCCTTACAGGCAAAAGTACTCGCTGAAAGTGGCCGTTATGGGGCCATTGTAGGGGCCGGCTTTGTGGTCGATGGCGGTATTTATCGCCATGATTTTGTAGCCCATGCAGTGATTGATGGCTTGATGCGTGTGCAGTTAGATACCCAAGTACCGGTGATCTCCGCCGTATTAACGCCGCACCACTTCCATGAGCACAATACGCATCATGACTTCTACACCCAGCACTTTGTTACCAAAGGGAAAGAAGCCGCCCAGGCGTGCCTAAATACCATGGAAAACCTGCATAGAGCACGCAAGCTAAGCAACGCTTGA
- a CDS encoding ABC transporter ATP-binding protein has translation MATHYLSVEQVEMTFETKGATTNVLKEISLGVERGEYISIIGHSGCGKSTLLNIIAGLTESTSGAVILDGKEVNAPGPDRSVVFQNHSLLPWLTVYENVSLAVNKTFARSKSKTERHEWILKNLEMVGMSHALNKRPAEISGGMKQRVGIARALSMEPKVLLLDEPFGALDALTRAHLQEEVMRIQDELGNTVIMITHDVDEAVLLSDRIVMLTNGPSARIGEVLDIDLPRPRNRITLADDANYNHYRQEVLRFLYEKQRKVESLAERREKAAPISSTKKAHA, from the coding sequence ATGGCGACCCACTATTTAAGCGTCGAGCAGGTCGAGATGACCTTTGAAACTAAAGGCGCGACCACCAATGTATTAAAAGAGATTAGCCTAGGTGTTGAGCGTGGCGAATATATCTCGATTATTGGCCACTCAGGGTGCGGTAAGTCGACCCTATTAAACATCATTGCCGGATTAACTGAGTCCACCTCAGGCGCGGTGATTCTTGATGGTAAAGAGGTCAATGCACCAGGCCCAGATCGCAGCGTCGTCTTTCAAAATCATTCGCTGCTGCCCTGGTTAACGGTGTATGAAAACGTATCGCTGGCAGTGAACAAAACCTTTGCCCGCAGCAAAAGCAAAACCGAGCGCCACGAGTGGATTTTAAAAAACCTTGAAATGGTTGGTATGTCCCACGCGCTTAATAAGCGCCCTGCAGAGATTTCTGGCGGCATGAAGCAGCGGGTAGGCATTGCCCGCGCGCTCTCCATGGAACCAAAAGTGCTATTGCTGGATGAGCCCTTTGGCGCCCTCGATGCGCTCACCCGTGCCCATCTTCAGGAAGAGGTCATGCGCATTCAGGACGAGCTGGGCAATACGGTGATTATGATTACCCACGATGTGGACGAAGCCGTGCTGCTATCTGATCGTATTGTAATGCTCACCAACGGGCCTTCGGCCCGTATTGGGGAGGTTCTGGATATTGACCTGCCACGCCCACGCAACCGTATCACACTGGCGGATGATGCTAATTACAACCACTACCGCCAGGAAGTGCTGCGTTTTCTCTATGAGAAACAGCGCAAGGTGGAAAGCCTCGCGGAACGCCGGGAAAAAGCTGCCCCCATCAGCTCCACCAAAAAAGCGCATGCTTAA
- a CDS encoding CmpA/NrtA family ABC transporter substrate-binding protein — translation MSKKVSHSPERRHFLKSSATVVGGSALLSSLPVSWAFANGTPETTAAKLGFIALTDAAPLFVADEKGFFAKHGMTDVEVLKQSSWGTTRDNLVLGSQRNGIDGAHILTPMPYLIASGAMTPNNIPVPMSILARLNLNGQCISVGSEYADLEVALDTSEFAQALAAKRSAGNEVSAAMTFPGGTHDMWIRYWMAAGGINPNRDISTITIPPAQMVANMRVGSMDTFCVCEPWNQQLINQGIGYTANTTGELWNDHPEKAFAMRSDYVEANPNSTKALLMAIMEAQMWCEDPANHEEMAQICSRRRWIHAPYADLIDRIQGNFDYGTGRVVENHPHMMRYWDKHASYPYKSHDLWFLTENKRWGYLPQDFDSTALIDQVNREDLWREAAAALGVASADIPDSTSRGVETLFDGKVFDPENPQAYLDSLEIKALA, via the coding sequence ATGAGCAAAAAAGTCTCTCACTCCCCAGAGCGCCGTCACTTTCTCAAAAGCTCTGCCACTGTTGTCGGTGGCTCGGCGCTGCTTAGCAGCCTGCCGGTTAGCTGGGCTTTCGCTAATGGAACACCGGAAACCACAGCAGCAAAACTAGGCTTTATTGCCTTAACGGATGCAGCACCGCTATTTGTGGCCGATGAAAAGGGATTTTTTGCCAAGCATGGCATGACCGATGTGGAAGTACTTAAGCAGTCTTCCTGGGGGACTACACGCGACAACCTAGTGCTAGGTTCACAGCGTAATGGCATTGATGGGGCACATATTCTTACCCCCATGCCCTATCTTATCGCCAGTGGTGCCATGACGCCCAACAACATACCAGTGCCGATGAGTATTTTGGCGCGCTTAAACCTTAACGGTCAGTGTATTTCGGTGGGTAGCGAGTACGCGGACTTAGAGGTAGCCCTGGATACCAGCGAATTTGCCCAGGCGCTAGCCGCCAAACGCAGCGCTGGTAACGAGGTAAGCGCCGCCATGACCTTCCCCGGCGGTACCCACGATATGTGGATTCGCTACTGGATGGCGGCTGGTGGCATTAATCCCAACCGGGATATTTCCACTATCACTATTCCCCCCGCCCAAATGGTCGCCAATATGCGGGTGGGTAGTATGGACACTTTCTGCGTCTGCGAGCCGTGGAACCAGCAGCTAATCAACCAGGGGATCGGCTATACCGCCAACACCACCGGTGAGCTGTGGAATGACCATCCCGAAAAAGCCTTCGCTATGCGCAGCGACTATGTGGAAGCGAACCCGAATTCCACCAAAGCACTGCTGATGGCCATTATGGAAGCCCAGATGTGGTGCGAAGATCCGGCCAACCACGAAGAGATGGCACAAATCTGCTCACGCCGCCGCTGGATTCACGCCCCCTACGCAGACCTAATCGACCGCATTCAAGGCAACTTCGATTACGGCACTGGCCGGGTGGTGGAAAATCATCCGCATATGATGCGCTACTGGGACAAGCATGCGTCTTACCCCTACAAGAGCCACGACCTGTGGTTTTTGACCGAAAACAAACGCTGGGGCTACCTCCCCCAAGATTTTGATAGCACTGCGCTGATTGATCAGGTCAACCGTGAAGACCTATGGCGCGAAGCTGCGGCTGCGTTGGGCGTTGCTTCTGCCGATATTCCTGACTCCACTTCCCGAGGTGTTGAAACGCTATTTGATGGCAAGGTCTTCGACCCTGAAAACCCACAAGCCTACCTCGACAGCCTCGAGATCAAGGCACTGGCGTAA
- the ntrB gene encoding nitrate ABC transporter permease, producing MNTSTRSDTLTKPMLSIGPSLLRLRDTLVQKVLPPVVILALLMGIWEILCSSPTAALPAPSQVISDTWELIVNPFYDYGGNDKGMGWQILASLERVAYGYLLAVVAGISLGVLVGQSTWALRGLDPVFQVLRTVPPLAWLPISLAGFQDSTPSAIFVIFITAIWPIIINTSVGVRNIPEDYRNVARVIRLNGYEYFTRIMLPAAAPYIFSGLRIGVGLSWLAIVAAEMLIGGVGIGFFIWDAWNASMLSDIVLALVYVGIVGFFLDRIVAFIGNLVTRGTTQS from the coding sequence ATGAATACATCAACACGCTCTGACACACTGACCAAGCCAATGCTTAGCATTGGCCCCTCACTGCTACGCCTTCGCGATACACTGGTACAAAAGGTCCTGCCGCCAGTGGTTATTCTGGCGCTGTTAATGGGTATTTGGGAAATTCTCTGCTCCTCCCCAACCGCTGCACTACCGGCTCCCTCACAAGTCATCAGTGACACTTGGGAATTAATCGTCAATCCGTTTTACGACTACGGCGGCAACGACAAGGGTATGGGCTGGCAGATACTCGCCAGCCTGGAGCGTGTCGCTTATGGCTACCTACTGGCGGTGGTAGCAGGGATCAGTCTGGGCGTGCTGGTGGGCCAATCCACCTGGGCGTTACGTGGGCTAGACCCGGTGTTTCAGGTACTGCGCACCGTACCACCGTTGGCATGGCTGCCGATCTCGTTGGCTGGCTTTCAGGACAGCACGCCCTCGGCAATTTTCGTTATTTTTATCACCGCTATCTGGCCGATCATCATTAATACATCGGTAGGGGTGCGTAATATCCCTGAGGATTACCGCAACGTGGCACGGGTCATTCGCTTAAATGGCTACGAATATTTCACCCGCATTATGCTCCCCGCCGCTGCGCCCTATATCTTCTCCGGCCTGCGGATTGGTGTCGGCCTCTCTTGGCTGGCGATTGTGGCCGCTGAAATGCTGATTGGCGGTGTCGGTATTGGCTTCTTTATCTGGGATGCCTGGAACGCTTCCATGCTCAGCGACATTGTACTGGCGCTGGTCTACGTAGGTATCGTCGGCTTCTTCCTCGATCGCATCGTGGCCTTTATTGGCAACCTTGTGACTCGCGGCACCACTCAAAGTTAA
- the codA gene encoding cytosine deaminase, which translates to MRMQIINARLRQRPELYRLEIDNGTFTAITAQNAPLKASEGQIDAGAKLLCAPFIEPHIHLDAALTAGEPSWNQSGTLFEGIERWGERKPMLTEADIRERALKTLNLLIGNGVQFVRTHADTSDPSLIGLKTLCTLRDELKDKIDIQVVAFPQDGLLSYPGGDKLMEEALEFGADVVGGIPHFEYTRELGVASMKRVIELAIKYDRLVDVHCDEIDDPNSRFLEVLACEALFNDLGSRVTASHTTAMHSYDNAYCSKLFLLLKRSGINFVSCPTESIHLQGRFDTYPKRRGVTRVKELNAAGINVCLAEDSIFDPWYSLGNGKLLRTLDFGLHICQMMGYQDFSQALSLITDNSARTLNIEERYGIEVGKPASFNLLDGEDDYSVLRTQGEVLLSVRQGEIIMQREPAKITTPPWLSL; encoded by the coding sequence ATGCGCATGCAGATCATTAATGCTCGCCTACGCCAGCGTCCTGAGCTTTATCGGCTCGAGATAGACAACGGCACGTTCACTGCGATAACCGCCCAAAATGCGCCACTCAAGGCAAGCGAGGGGCAAATTGATGCTGGTGCCAAGCTACTATGCGCGCCATTTATTGAGCCGCATATTCATCTTGATGCCGCACTCACAGCAGGCGAGCCAAGCTGGAACCAGAGCGGAACATTGTTTGAAGGCATTGAGCGCTGGGGCGAGCGGAAGCCCATGCTGACAGAAGCAGATATTCGCGAGCGGGCCCTTAAAACGCTCAACCTGCTCATCGGCAACGGCGTTCAATTTGTACGCACCCACGCTGATACCAGTGACCCCAGCCTGATTGGCCTTAAAACCCTGTGCACCTTACGCGATGAACTGAAGGACAAGATTGATATTCAGGTAGTGGCTTTCCCTCAGGATGGCCTGCTCTCCTACCCCGGTGGCGACAAGCTGATGGAAGAAGCGCTCGAGTTCGGCGCTGACGTAGTCGGTGGCATCCCTCACTTTGAATATACCCGCGAGCTGGGTGTCGCTTCCATGAAGCGGGTAATTGAGTTGGCAATCAAATATGACCGCCTGGTGGACGTACACTGCGATGAGATCGACGACCCCAACTCGCGTTTTCTCGAAGTGCTGGCCTGTGAAGCACTGTTTAACGACTTAGGTAGCCGCGTTACCGCCAGCCACACCACGGCAATGCACTCCTACGACAACGCTTACTGCTCCAAGCTTTTCCTGCTACTCAAGCGCTCAGGCATCAACTTTGTCTCCTGCCCCACTGAGAGCATTCATCTACAGGGCCGCTTTGATACCTATCCAAAACGCCGCGGTGTAACCCGGGTAAAAGAGCTCAACGCAGCGGGTATTAACGTCTGTTTGGCTGAGGACTCCATCTTTGACCCCTGGTACTCATTGGGTAACGGCAAACTATTAAGAACGCTGGATTTTGGCCTGCATATTTGTCAAATGATGGGCTATCAGGATTTCAGCCAAGCGCTTTCGCTGATTACCGATAACAGCGCCCGCACACTCAATATTGAGGAGCGTTACGGCATTGAGGTAGGCAAACCCGCCAGTTTCAACCTGTTAGACGGCGAAGATGACTACAGTGTGCTGCGTACCCAAGGCGAGGTGCTGCTATCGGTACGCCAGGGTGAAATAATCATGCAGCGCGAGCCTGCAAAGATTACGACGCCCCCATGGCTCAGCCTTTAG
- a CDS encoding rhodanese-like domain-containing protein has translation MANEDHSTVLAFPPAKPASMAAMMYDKLCYHTDAWDVAQDLANGIKDIVVIDTRSFEHYCAGHIPGAISLPHKEMTPERLAELDHSRVYITYCDGIGCNGSTKGAWKLASAGLQVKELLGGLDFWRRDQHPIQVGEQQGSLSNMGTSNCGC, from the coding sequence ATGGCTAATGAAGATCACTCTACAGTGCTGGCGTTTCCTCCTGCTAAGCCCGCCTCAATGGCAGCTATGATGTATGACAAGCTCTGCTATCACACTGATGCCTGGGATGTGGCGCAGGATTTGGCTAATGGTATTAAGGATATTGTGGTGATCGATACCCGTAGCTTCGAACACTACTGCGCTGGGCATATTCCTGGGGCGATTAGTTTGCCGCACAAGGAGATGACGCCTGAGCGTTTGGCTGAGTTAGATCACTCAAGGGTTTATATCACTTACTGCGACGGCATTGGCTGTAACGGCTCGACCAAAGGCGCGTGGAAATTGGCAAGCGCAGGTTTGCAGGTAAAAGAGCTACTGGGAGGGTTGGATTTTTGGCGTCGTGATCAACATCCCATCCAGGTCGGTGAGCAACAGGGGAGTCTGTCCAATATGGGCACGAGCAACTGCGGTTGTTAG